The Daucus carota subsp. sativus chromosome 2, DH1 v3.0, whole genome shotgun sequence genome includes a window with the following:
- the LOC108207533 gene encoding glucan endo-1,3-beta-glucosidase, acidic-like — translation MGGNQPTAHEAVALVQAVGIQRMRLYGPDHSALEALRNTGIEVVLGVPNEHLHMLSTGQDGADQWVQEYVKNYQGVKFRYIVVGNGIAPLHAQTSEFAEFLLLPAMQYIQNAISASGLQGQIKVTTALDRSEILYHFSPPSAAEFRPYIRQFINGIISFLVNNGSAPLLVNLHPYLVISMSRKRFQGTWGNQLNGLSILDLTMLCSSRQRVWYETDHLGTQMCLMRWWTVYTLPWRRPTAGGGDANIKNAASHNNHLINHVRNNGTPKRPQKSVESYIYSLFDENRKYPEVNKHWGVFWNNKQAKYEIHFQG, via the coding sequence ATGGGAGGGAATCAACCAACAGCCCACGAAGCTGTGGCGCTTGTTCAAGCTGTTGGGATCCAGAGAATGAGACTTTATGGTCCTGACCATAGTGCTCTGGAGGCACTGAGAAACACTGGCATTGAAGTTGTGCTTGGTGTCCCGAACGAACATCTTCACATGTTGTCCACTGGCCAGGACGGAGCTGATCAGTGGGTTCAAGAATATGTAAAAAATTATCAAGGCGTCAAGTTTAGGTACATTGTTGTGGGAAATGGGATAGCTCCGTTGCACGCTCAGACTTCTGAGTTTGCAGAGTTTCTCCTCCTCCCCGCGATGCAATACATTCAGAATGCAATTTCTGCAAGCGGACTACAAGGCCAAATCAAAGTCACCACCGCCCTGGATCGGTCTGAGATTCTTTATCATTTTAGCCCACCATCCGCGGCTGAGTTTAGGCCTTACATAAGACAGTTTATCAATGGCATTATAAGTTTCTTGGTTAACAATGGCAGTGCGCCATTGCTAGTAAACCTGCACCCCTACTTAGTTATATCAATGTCGAGGAAGAGATTCCAGGGAACTTGGGGCAACCAACTAAATGGTTTGTCAATCCTAGACTTAACTATGCTCTGTTCCAGCAGACAGAGAGTCTGGTACGAGACGGATCACTTGGGTACACAAATGTGTTTGATGCGATGGTGGACAGTGTATACTCTGCCCTGGAGAAGGCCAACGGCAGGAGGAGGAGATGCAAACATTAAAAATGCTGCGAGTCATAACAACCATCTGATTAACCATGTGCGCAACAATGGGACTCCAAAAAGACCTCAGAAGAGTGTCGAAAGTTATATTTATAGTTTGTTTGATGAGAACAGGAAGTATCCGGAGGTGAATAAGCACTGGGGAGTCTTCTGGAACAATAAGCAAGCCAAGTATGAGATTCATTTTCAGGGCTAG